The following coding sequences are from one Elusimicrobium minutum Pei191 window:
- a CDS encoding ParB/RepB/Spo0J family partition protein, with the protein MSRQALGKGLDALLKQTQEVLGTKDTAVKAGANIQKIPLTSIVPNRFQPRRTFNEETLKELAESIKQHGLTQPIVVVFDAGLNKYEIVVGERRFRATKLAGFTEIEAIVHSSLGDKEMSALALIENIQREDLNPIETALGYKSLMQKFHVSQTDLAGYCGKSKAAISNSLRLLDLSKEIQKTLEEGILSEGHGRALLMVPDLKKREILFIKLKSGKFSVRQAEQAAREIMTVKTSAPAQRPVEVVDFENNLQKALGTKVEVKYGKSMKKGSLVIQYNSLEQLENIADRLKSKML; encoded by the coding sequence ATGAGCAGGCAAGCATTAGGCAAAGGGTTAGACGCCCTTTTAAAACAAACGCAGGAAGTCCTGGGCACAAAGGATACGGCGGTAAAAGCAGGGGCTAATATACAAAAAATACCTTTAACCAGTATTGTTCCCAACAGATTCCAACCTAGAAGAACATTTAATGAAGAAACCCTTAAAGAACTGGCCGAGTCTATCAAACAGCACGGGCTTACGCAGCCTATAGTTGTTGTCTTTGACGCGGGCTTAAATAAATATGAGATAGTTGTAGGCGAAAGGCGTTTTAGGGCCACAAAGCTTGCCGGCTTTACGGAAATAGAAGCTATTGTCCACTCCAGCCTTGGCGATAAGGAAATGTCAGCCCTGGCGTTAATAGAAAATATTCAAAGGGAAGATCTTAACCCCATTGAAACCGCTTTGGGCTACAAGAGTCTTATGCAAAAGTTCCATGTGTCTCAAACGGATTTAGCGGGTTATTGCGGTAAATCTAAAGCCGCGATATCGAACTCCTTAAGGCTGTTGGACCTTAGTAAGGAAATACAAAAAACTTTGGAAGAGGGAATTTTATCTGAAGGGCATGGCAGGGCGCTTCTTATGGTGCCGGACCTTAAGAAAAGGGAGATATTATTTATCAAACTTAAAAGCGGCAAATTTTCTGTACGCCAGGCTGAGCAGGCGGCAAGGGAAATAATGACAGTTAAAACTTCTGCTCCTGCGCAAAGACCTGTTGAAGTTGTGGATTTTGAAAACAACTTACAAAAAGCCCTAGGTACAAAAGTAGAAGTTAAGTACGGTAAAAGTATGAAAAAGGGAAGCCTTGTTATCCAGTATAACTCCCTTGAACAACTTGAAAATATAGCTGACAGGCTAAAAAGTAAAATGCTTTAA